In one window of Micromonospora cathayae DNA:
- a CDS encoding C39 family peptidase, whose amino-acid sequence MTTIIRKTALTIAGTAIIGGAIAAPAAAFAGSPTTDRPNGGRELSIRYEAQPNFYYCGPAAARNALTAIDKNPSVDEAARHMGTTEAGTNSATDITRYLNKETGNKYRTIEIPTPKADDKQTDTLRADIIKTVNDGRAVVANIAGTTTDTNGTPHSFEGGHYISVVGYRDNGHTVKIADSANPNQASYWITTDNLADWIATRGYSTS is encoded by the coding sequence ATGACCACCATCATCCGTAAGACCGCACTCACCATCGCCGGCACCGCCATCATCGGCGGCGCCATCGCCGCCCCCGCCGCCGCCTTCGCCGGCAGCCCCACCACCGACCGCCCCAACGGCGGCCGGGAACTGAGCATCCGCTACGAAGCCCAGCCGAACTTCTACTACTGCGGACCCGCCGCCGCCCGTAACGCCCTCACCGCCATCGACAAGAACCCCAGCGTCGACGAAGCCGCCCGACACATGGGCACCACCGAGGCCGGCACCAACTCCGCCACCGACATCACCCGCTACCTCAACAAGGAAACCGGCAACAAGTACCGCACCATCGAGATCCCCACCCCCAAGGCCGACGACAAGCAGACCGACACCCTCCGCGCCGACATCATCAAGACCGTCAACGACGGACGCGCCGTCGTCGCCAACATCGCCGGCACCACCACCGACACCAACGGCACCCCCCACTCCTTCGAAGGCGGCCACTACATCAGCGTCGTCGGCTACCGCGACAACGGCCACACCGTCAAGATCGCCGACTCCGCCAACCCCAACCAAGCCTCCTACTGGATCACCACCGACAACCTCGCCGACTGGATCGCCACCCGCGGCTACTCCACCAGCTGA
- a CDS encoding spermidine synthase, giving the protein MAARFEELAWRETPIGEISLRRRRDPLLDVEVYEVKLDDEYLMSSLFPVAEIELARLGLAWLPDPGAELDVVVGGLGLGYTARTALADPRVRSLLVVEAIEDVIDWHRRKLLPFAAGLATDPRNRFVLADFFAVVAGEGGFDPDAPGRRFHAVLLDVDHSPRQVLHASHAPFYTADGLRRLAGHLHPDGVFALWSNDPPDDGFRRTLDAVFRDTEAHVVSFANPLQGGESTNTVYLARR; this is encoded by the coding sequence GTGGCCGCTCGTTTCGAGGAACTCGCCTGGCGGGAGACCCCGATCGGGGAGATCAGCCTCCGCCGTCGCCGCGACCCGCTGCTCGACGTCGAGGTGTACGAGGTCAAGCTCGACGACGAGTACCTGATGTCGAGCCTCTTCCCGGTGGCGGAGATCGAGCTGGCCCGACTCGGTCTGGCCTGGTTGCCGGACCCGGGCGCGGAGCTGGACGTGGTGGTCGGCGGGCTCGGTCTCGGCTACACCGCGCGGACCGCGCTGGCCGACCCCCGGGTGCGGTCCCTGCTGGTCGTCGAGGCGATCGAGGACGTGATCGACTGGCACCGCCGGAAGCTGCTCCCGTTCGCCGCCGGGCTCGCCACCGACCCTCGGAACCGGTTCGTACTGGCGGACTTCTTCGCCGTGGTGGCCGGCGAGGGGGGTTTCGACCCGGATGCGCCCGGTCGCCGGTTCCACGCCGTCCTGCTCGACGTCGACCACTCGCCGCGCCAGGTGCTGCACGCCAGCCACGCGCCGTTCTACACGGCCGACGGGCTGCGTCGGCTCGCCGGTCACCTGCATCCGGACGGGGTGTTCGCGCTCTGGTCGAACGACCCGCCCGACGACGGTTTCCGGCGTACCCTCGACGCGGTCTTCCGGGACACGGAGGCGCACGTGGTCAGCTTCGCCAACCCGTTGCAGGGCGGCGAGTCGACCAACACCGTCTACCTGGCGCGCCGGTAG
- the eccB gene encoding type VII secretion protein EccB — translation MPSRQDQLHSYQFTVQRAVAALVMRETDPAVSPFRRLAGAALASVLVAAIVLGGAALYGLFAGGGSKWRDDRAVIVEKESGARFVHRDGKLHPVSNYASALLIIGADQPKTVLVSRRSIDGVPRGLPLGIPDAPDSLPAAGRLTTAPWTVCSVTGADSDPPRSALLVGAAARDGRPLGDDAVLLRHPDGGLYLVWHQHRYRLRDVDRVLAALATTRQRAVPAAPALLDTLPAGPDLAPLDLPDLGDPSDEVPDADIGDVYLVTNSGGERQYVVVDRDGLAGITELQAGLLLVRTGQGEPEPLNLSRFARLPKLPDLVPSGGGAPPASPPRLVRPEGGAICGQVGDDGGVREVRVGVTAPDLPAATGAGTAESPSAVVADHVVVEPGRGAVVESAAAPGATGGAVSVVTDLGRRHVVSSTEVLGMLGYARVRPVRLPAGLVSLVPAGSPLDPEAARNVP, via the coding sequence ATGCCGTCGCGGCAGGATCAGCTCCACTCGTACCAGTTCACCGTCCAGCGGGCGGTCGCCGCCCTGGTCATGCGGGAGACGGACCCGGCGGTCTCCCCGTTCCGCCGGCTGGCCGGCGCGGCCCTGGCCAGCGTGCTGGTCGCGGCGATCGTGCTCGGCGGGGCCGCCCTCTACGGCCTGTTCGCCGGGGGCGGCTCGAAGTGGCGGGACGACCGGGCCGTGATCGTCGAGAAGGAGTCCGGAGCCCGGTTCGTGCACCGGGACGGCAAGCTCCATCCGGTGTCGAACTACGCGTCGGCGTTGCTGATCATCGGCGCCGACCAGCCGAAGACCGTGCTGGTCTCCCGCCGGTCCATCGACGGGGTGCCGCGCGGACTACCGCTGGGCATACCCGACGCCCCGGACTCGCTGCCGGCCGCCGGCCGCCTCACCACCGCGCCCTGGACGGTCTGTTCGGTCACCGGGGCGGACAGCGACCCGCCCCGCTCGGCGCTGCTGGTCGGGGCGGCCGCCCGGGACGGCCGGCCGCTCGGTGACGACGCCGTGCTGCTGCGGCACCCCGACGGCGGCCTGTACCTCGTCTGGCACCAGCACCGGTACCGGCTCCGGGACGTCGACCGGGTGCTGGCCGCGCTGGCGACCACCCGGCAGCGGGCGGTGCCGGCGGCCCCGGCGTTGCTCGACACCCTGCCGGCCGGCCCGGACCTGGCCCCACTGGACCTGCCCGACCTGGGCGACCCCTCCGACGAGGTGCCCGACGCCGACATCGGGGACGTCTACCTGGTCACCAACTCCGGTGGGGAACGGCAGTACGTCGTGGTCGACCGGGACGGGCTCGCCGGCATCACCGAGTTGCAGGCCGGTCTGCTCCTGGTCCGGACCGGGCAGGGTGAGCCGGAACCGCTGAACCTGAGCCGGTTCGCCCGGCTGCCGAAGCTGCCCGACCTCGTCCCGTCCGGCGGCGGCGCGCCACCGGCCAGCCCACCCCGGCTGGTCCGTCCCGAGGGCGGCGCGATCTGTGGCCAGGTGGGGGACGACGGCGGGGTCCGCGAGGTCCGGGTCGGCGTGACCGCGCCGGACCTGCCCGCTGCCACCGGGGCCGGTACGGCGGAGAGCCCGTCGGCCGTGGTCGCCGACCACGTGGTGGTGGAGCCGGGGCGTGGCGCGGTGGTCGAGTCGGCTGCCGCGCCCGGCGCGACCGGCGGGGCCGTCTCGGTGGTCACCGACCTCGGGCGCCGGCACGTGGTGTCCTCCACCGAGGTGCTCGGCATGCTCGGCTACGCCCGGGTCCGGCCGGTCCGGCTGCCCGCCGGCCTGGTCAGCCTGGTCCCGGCCGGCAGCCCGCTCGACCCGGAGGCGGCCCGGAACGTCCCGTGA
- a CDS encoding class I SAM-dependent methyltransferase — MGEPTRWATDTGAGHSRWYVDRFRRMAAEGADLAGEARLLDALVPPGARILDAGCGQGRVGAALAERGHTVVGVDADPVLIEAARTDHPGPTWLVADLAELDLPGAPFDAAVLAGNVMTFVAPDTERQVLRQVAAQLRTDGVLVIGFGTDRGYPLADFDADTAAVGLHREHRFATWDLRPWRADADFAVTVLRRPADGVHPTGAAGS, encoded by the coding sequence ATGGGAGAGCCGACACGCTGGGCGACCGACACCGGGGCCGGGCATTCACGGTGGTACGTCGACCGGTTCCGCCGGATGGCCGCCGAAGGCGCCGACCTGGCCGGCGAGGCCCGCCTGCTGGACGCCCTGGTTCCGCCCGGCGCACGGATCCTCGACGCGGGCTGCGGTCAGGGCCGGGTCGGCGCGGCGCTCGCCGAGCGGGGACACACCGTGGTCGGGGTGGACGCCGACCCGGTCCTGATCGAGGCTGCCCGTACGGATCATCCGGGGCCGACCTGGCTGGTCGCCGACCTGGCCGAGCTGGACCTGCCCGGGGCGCCGTTCGACGCGGCGGTGCTGGCCGGCAACGTGATGACCTTCGTGGCCCCGGACACCGAACGCCAGGTGCTCCGGCAGGTCGCCGCCCAGCTGCGCACGGACGGGGTGCTGGTGATCGGCTTCGGCACCGACCGGGGGTACCCCCTCGCCGACTTCGACGCCGACACGGCCGCTGTCGGGCTGCACCGGGAGCACCGCTTCGCCACCTGGGACCTGCGCCCCTGGCGGGCCGACGCCGACTTCGCGGTCACCGTGCTGCGGCGGCCCGCCGACGGCGTCCACCCCACCGGCGCGGCCGGTAGCTGA
- a CDS encoding MGH1-like glycoside hydrolase domain-containing protein yields the protein MVDWCGLPGRAVPDDLGALAVATLDANWEHDHTVPSRTLYPHQWSWDSAFVAVGWAHVRPDRAWRELRSLFRAQWVDGRVPHIVFDPRTADGAYFPGPRLWNSAAVRGAPAAPATSGLVQPPVHAPAAWSAYRSAPSDEARAALRRLYPGLVAQQRYLTVTRDVGGGGLACLVHPWESGVDNSPAWDVPLAAVPADPVLLAAQAATATTATAADTATTTATAGTATAGTEAGSGIGNGNGGGTGRAAGGGAPGAYRRVDTAHVDAAHRPTDLDYARYLTLVVSYRDGGYRDDDLVGRHPFLVECPLLNAVAGLAEHALAAIAAEIGADPGPHRDRAARITEALVTRLYDPLTGTFRPRDLRTDRLVPARTALGLVPLVLPDLPAAQVDAIVAEAVSPRFGLAGRMPRPLPSHDRTAADFAPLRYWRGPSWMNLNWLLWRGLLTHGRSELAAGLRESMIGLVAGAGCHEYFHPETGAGLGSAGFSWTAALLLDVLAHDPPAR from the coding sequence ATGGTCGACTGGTGTGGTCTCCCTGGCCGGGCCGTCCCCGATGACCTGGGGGCGCTCGCGGTGGCGACGCTCGACGCCAACTGGGAGCACGACCACACGGTGCCCTCCCGGACCCTCTACCCGCACCAGTGGAGCTGGGACTCGGCGTTCGTCGCGGTGGGGTGGGCCCACGTCCGTCCCGACCGGGCCTGGCGGGAGCTGCGCAGCCTGTTCCGCGCCCAGTGGGTCGACGGGCGGGTGCCGCACATCGTGTTCGACCCGAGGACGGCCGACGGGGCGTACTTCCCGGGGCCACGGCTGTGGAACTCGGCCGCCGTCCGGGGAGCGCCGGCCGCGCCGGCCACCTCCGGCCTGGTGCAGCCACCGGTGCACGCCCCGGCGGCCTGGTCGGCGTACCGGTCGGCCCCGTCGGACGAGGCCCGCGCCGCGCTGCGCCGGCTCTACCCCGGTCTGGTCGCCCAGCAGCGCTACCTCACCGTCACCCGGGACGTGGGCGGGGGTGGGCTGGCCTGCCTGGTGCATCCGTGGGAGTCCGGGGTGGACAACAGCCCGGCCTGGGACGTGCCGTTGGCCGCGGTACCGGCCGACCCGGTGCTGCTGGCCGCCCAGGCCGCCACCGCCACCACCGCCACCGCCGCAGACACCGCCACCACCACCGCCACCGCCGGCACCGCCACCGCCGGCACCGAAGCCGGTAGCGGGATCGGCAACGGCAACGGCGGTGGCACGGGCAGGGCTGCCGGCGGCGGCGCGCCCGGGGCGTACCGGCGGGTGGACACCGCGCACGTCGACGCCGCGCACCGCCCCACCGACCTGGACTACGCCCGCTACCTGACGCTCGTCGTGTCCTACCGTGACGGCGGGTACCGCGACGACGACCTGGTCGGACGGCATCCGTTCCTGGTGGAGTGCCCGCTGCTGAACGCGGTGGCCGGTCTCGCCGAGCACGCCCTGGCCGCGATCGCGGCCGAGATCGGCGCGGACCCGGGGCCGCACCGGGACCGGGCCGCCCGGATCACCGAGGCGCTGGTGACCCGGCTGTACGACCCGCTCACCGGCACCTTCCGCCCCCGCGACCTGCGCACCGACCGGCTGGTGCCGGCCCGGACGGCGCTCGGCCTGGTCCCGCTGGTGCTGCCCGACCTGCCCGCCGCGCAGGTGGACGCGATCGTCGCCGAGGCGGTCTCGCCGCGGTTCGGTCTGGCCGGACGGATGCCGCGACCGTTGCCCAGCCACGACCGGACCGCCGCCGACTTCGCGCCGCTGCGCTACTGGCGCGGCCCGAGCTGGATGAACCTCAACTGGTTGCTCTGGCGTGGCCTGCTCACCCACGGGCGGTCCGAGCTGGCGGCCGGGCTGCGGGAGTCGATGATCGGACTGGTGGCCGGGGCCGGCTGTCACGAGTACTTCCATCCGGAGACCGGGGCGGGGCTCGGCTCGGCCGGGTTCAGTTGGACCGCCGCGCTCCTGCTCGACGTGCTCGCCCACGACCCGCCGGCCCGGTGA
- a CDS encoding AMP-binding protein, with product MPQSTIVDRFTGVAGRHPDRIAVLGIDPPVHYAELDALAGGYAAALHASGVSTGQRVALLTAHGVPTVAAMLGTAAVGGTYVPLDPGFPEQRLRHMLDAAEVGTILTGRAQQALADGLSAGRPGTRVVVVDDPAPTPLRPVPVDPDALAYVLFTSGSTGLPKAVGQTHRNLLHAVDNQIGTLAIGPDDRLSLLASFSFDAAIPDLWPALLTGAAVVPVDLRRHGLAHAADELARHRVTVYHSTPTVYRFLLDTLGDRRLDQVRVVLLGGEQATWADAARGVDRFAPDCVLVNGYGSTEATFAARYALPLAGVDGTRTGPLPIGAALPGYDVDLDPAGEIVVRSRHLAPGYLNLDSDRFTVAADGTPTYRTGDLGQRLPDGNLRCLGRLDRQVKVRGHRVELTEIEAVLAAVPGVTGVRAVARDGELLAYATPAGLDPAALSAALARELPGYALPRAVVPVGAFPLTVTGKVDERALPDPPSAVPAGEEPSTATERAVHDIWCAVLGRDTVGRTASFFDLGGQSLLLGLVQQRLAERFGVRLPLPRLFAHPTVAAQARLLDAPATPAPALPTPVPPPVAAREYTGDEIAVVGLAGRFPGAPDVATFWWNLCAGVDSIHDHTDAELAALGIGPRLRADPRHVKAAGRLDGVDEFDAELFSFGADEAARTDPQHRIFLETAWEALEDAGHDSDRFPGLVGVYAAASANRYFLFHLMDNPAVVGDVDPDDWEARLVGRQFADHLPGQVAYRLGLTGPAVATQSACSSSLVAVCLAAQSLADYQCDLALAGGVNVTWPRYRAGGLASPDGRCRAFDEAAAGSGFGSGVGVVALRRLADAQADGDRIYAVLPGWAVTNDGADRAGFAVPGPAGQAAAVANALAAAEVAPGEVRFIEAHGSGTPLGDAIEVAALHEVYSGAAPAESCALGSVKTNIGHLDAAAGVASLIKTVLAVQHGVVPPNLHFTRPHPEIDLAAGPFHVPTKARDWPEVPRRVAGVSSFGLGGTNAHVVVEQPPPDESVEQPPPDEPVDEPAGGAYLLPVSARTPAALRAALGRLRTHLAGTDAPLADVAWTLAVGRRALGCRAVVAAADPAGAVAALDELLATGGRAAGDPTELLDLAAGWLAGGDVDWAALHPDGGGRRTGLPTYPFQRQRYWIDPPQKGQR from the coding sequence ATGCCGCAGTCCACCATCGTCGACCGCTTCACCGGCGTCGCGGGCCGGCACCCCGACCGCATCGCCGTCCTCGGCATCGACCCACCGGTCCACTACGCCGAACTCGACGCCCTGGCCGGCGGGTACGCCGCCGCGCTGCACGCCAGCGGTGTGTCCACCGGGCAGCGGGTCGCCCTGCTCACCGCGCACGGCGTGCCGACCGTCGCCGCGATGCTCGGCACCGCCGCCGTCGGTGGCACGTACGTGCCGCTGGACCCGGGCTTCCCCGAGCAGCGGCTACGGCACATGCTCGACGCCGCCGAGGTGGGCACCATCCTCACCGGACGCGCTCAACAGGCCCTCGCGGACGGCTTGAGCGCCGGCCGCCCCGGCACCCGGGTGGTGGTGGTCGACGATCCCGCGCCCACCCCGCTGCGACCCGTGCCGGTCGACCCGGACGCGCTGGCGTACGTGCTGTTCACCTCCGGCTCCACCGGCCTGCCGAAGGCGGTCGGGCAGACCCACCGCAACCTGCTGCACGCCGTCGACAACCAGATCGGCACCCTGGCCATCGGCCCCGACGACCGGCTCAGCCTGCTCGCCTCGTTCAGCTTCGACGCGGCCATCCCCGACCTGTGGCCGGCGCTGCTCACCGGCGCGGCCGTCGTCCCGGTGGATCTGCGCCGGCACGGCCTCGCCCACGCCGCCGACGAACTGGCCCGGCACCGGGTGACCGTCTACCACTCCACCCCCACCGTCTACCGGTTCCTGCTGGACACCCTCGGCGACCGTCGACTCGACCAGGTCCGGGTGGTGCTGCTCGGCGGCGAACAGGCCACCTGGGCCGACGCCGCCCGGGGCGTCGACCGGTTCGCCCCCGACTGCGTCCTGGTCAACGGGTACGGATCCACCGAGGCGACCTTCGCCGCCCGGTACGCGCTGCCCCTGGCCGGGGTGGACGGCACCCGTACCGGCCCGCTGCCGATCGGTGCGGCGCTGCCCGGGTACGACGTGGACCTCGACCCGGCCGGCGAGATCGTGGTCCGCAGCCGGCACCTCGCCCCCGGCTACCTCAACCTGGACAGCGACCGGTTCACCGTGGCCGCCGACGGGACGCCCACGTACCGCACCGGCGACCTGGGGCAGCGGCTGCCCGACGGGAACCTGCGCTGCCTGGGCCGGCTCGACCGGCAGGTCAAGGTACGCGGGCACCGGGTCGAACTGACCGAGATCGAGGCCGTCCTCGCCGCCGTGCCCGGGGTGACCGGCGTCCGTGCCGTCGCCCGCGACGGCGAACTGCTCGCGTACGCCACCCCGGCCGGGCTGGACCCGGCGGCGCTGAGCGCCGCGCTGGCCCGGGAACTGCCCGGGTACGCGCTGCCCCGGGCGGTGGTGCCGGTCGGGGCGTTCCCGCTCACCGTCACCGGCAAGGTCGACGAGCGGGCGCTGCCCGACCCGCCGTCCGCCGTACCGGCGGGGGAGGAGCCCAGCACGGCGACCGAGCGGGCCGTGCACGACATCTGGTGCGCGGTGCTCGGCCGGGACACGGTCGGCCGTACCGCCAGCTTCTTCGACCTGGGCGGACAGTCGCTGCTGCTCGGGCTGGTCCAGCAGCGGCTGGCCGAGCGGTTCGGGGTCCGGCTGCCGCTGCCCCGGCTGTTCGCGCACCCGACGGTGGCGGCGCAGGCCCGGCTGCTCGACGCCCCGGCCACCCCGGCCCCGGCCCTGCCCACCCCGGTCCCGCCCCCGGTCGCCGCCCGGGAGTACACCGGCGACGAGATCGCCGTGGTGGGGCTGGCCGGCCGGTTCCCCGGCGCGCCCGACGTGGCCACCTTCTGGTGGAACCTGTGCGCCGGGGTGGACTCGATCCACGACCACACCGACGCCGAACTGGCCGCCCTGGGCATCGGGCCCCGGCTGCGCGCCGACCCCCGGCACGTGAAGGCCGCCGGCCGGCTCGACGGGGTGGACGAGTTCGACGCCGAGCTGTTCTCGTTCGGCGCGGACGAGGCCGCCCGGACCGACCCGCAGCACCGGATCTTCCTGGAGACCGCCTGGGAGGCCCTGGAGGACGCCGGCCACGACTCGGACCGCTTCCCCGGCCTGGTCGGCGTGTACGCCGCCGCCTCCGCCAACAGGTACTTCCTCTTCCACCTGATGGACAACCCGGCCGTGGTCGGCGACGTCGACCCGGACGACTGGGAAGCCCGGCTGGTCGGCCGGCAGTTCGCCGACCACCTGCCCGGCCAGGTGGCGTACCGGCTGGGGCTGACCGGCCCGGCGGTGGCCACCCAGAGCGCCTGCTCCAGCTCGCTGGTCGCGGTCTGCCTGGCCGCGCAGAGCCTCGCCGACTACCAGTGCGACCTGGCGCTGGCCGGCGGGGTGAACGTCACCTGGCCCCGGTACCGGGCCGGCGGGCTGGCCTCCCCGGACGGCCGCTGCCGGGCCTTCGACGAGGCGGCGGCCGGCTCCGGGTTCGGCTCCGGCGTCGGGGTGGTCGCGTTGCGCCGGCTCGCCGACGCCCAGGCCGACGGGGACCGCATCTACGCGGTCCTGCCCGGCTGGGCGGTCACCAACGACGGCGCGGACCGGGCCGGGTTCGCCGTACCGGGCCCGGCCGGGCAGGCCGCCGCCGTGGCGAACGCCCTCGCTGCCGCCGAGGTGGCCCCGGGCGAGGTCCGGTTCATCGAGGCGCACGGCAGCGGCACCCCGCTCGGTGACGCGATCGAGGTGGCCGCGCTGCACGAGGTGTACTCCGGCGCGGCCCCCGCCGAGAGCTGTGCGCTCGGCTCGGTCAAGACCAACATCGGGCACCTGGACGCGGCGGCCGGCGTCGCGTCGCTGATCAAGACGGTGCTCGCTGTGCAGCACGGGGTCGTCCCGCCGAACCTGCACTTCACCCGCCCGCATCCGGAGATCGACCTGGCCGCCGGGCCGTTCCACGTGCCGACCAAGGCGCGCGACTGGCCGGAGGTGCCGCGCCGGGTCGCCGGGGTCAGCTCGTTCGGGCTGGGCGGCACGAACGCGCACGTCGTGGTGGAGCAGCCGCCACCGGACGAGTCCGTGGAGCAACCACCACCGGACGAGCCGGTGGACGAGCCGGCCGGCGGGGCGTACCTGCTGCCGGTGTCGGCGCGTACCCCGGCGGCGCTGCGGGCCGCGCTCGGCCGGCTCCGTACCCACCTGGCCGGCACCGACGCGCCGCTGGCCGACGTGGCCTGGACCCTGGCCGTGGGCCGGCGGGCCCTCGGTTGCCGGGCGGTGGTCGCCGCCGCCGACCCGGCCGGCGCGGTGGCCGCGCTGGACGAACTGCTCGCCACCGGCGGTCGGGCCGCCGGTGACCCGACCGAACTGCTCGACCTGGCCGCCGGCTGGCTGGCCGGCGGGGACGTCGACTGGGCCGCCCTGCACCCGGACGGCGGCGGGCGGCGCACCGGGCTGCCCACCTACCCGTTCCAGCGGCAGCGGTACTGGATCGACCCCCCTCAGAAAGGCCAGCGGTGA